A genomic window from Bacteroidales bacterium includes:
- a CDS encoding SUMF1/EgtB/PvdO family nonheme iron enzyme, translating to MKKCITFLLLFAGLGLGANNLQIKNVALTGNDPIAKTVMIRFDISWDHSWRDAINWDAAWVFAKYYDGTKPYRHCKLSLGGETPGTGTAHALIVPNDSLELDGTYYGVGAFIYRSELSDGTFAADSVMLQWNYGLNGFDALPEDIELHVYGTEMVYIPEGPFAFGDGNGESMNSQSWHLKGSPDNVYIDDYLSPLMVAGSYYADEQARLIGLRVHGREGLDWDGDGIIDNPNFPTGYRAFYMMKYETTQGQYTDFLNSLTENQISSSFLFPTDPNAKYYRFTITYEDGKYACARPDRACNYLVGYGPVSLADWMGLRPMTELEYEKAARGPLNPVVNEYAWGNTSETGQQLLAIAGSENGTEMPQPENANWRYLENHINGGDGGNGPVRAGIFANETSSRLSAGAGYYGVMELSGNLAEIAIELTNFDDYYLGGFRSYIDAHGDGELNSNGRANSILRLNPDGTKFMIDNIDFSSRGYNVSYSRFEYGAWVGARYVRNTPVLP from the coding sequence ATGAAAAAGTGTATTACTTTCCTGCTGTTGTTTGCCGGGCTTGGCCTGGGAGCCAACAATTTGCAAATTAAAAACGTGGCTTTGACGGGTAACGATCCCATCGCCAAAACCGTGATGATCCGTTTCGACATTAGCTGGGATCACTCCTGGCGCGACGCCATCAACTGGGATGCCGCCTGGGTTTTTGCCAAGTATTATGACGGCACAAAACCCTACCGCCACTGCAAGCTGAGTTTGGGCGGCGAAACTCCCGGCACCGGAACAGCCCATGCGCTGATTGTACCCAACGACAGCCTTGAACTGGATGGCACCTACTACGGCGTGGGTGCATTTATCTACCGCAGCGAGCTGAGCGATGGCACCTTTGCTGCCGACAGCGTAATGCTGCAATGGAACTATGGCCTGAACGGCTTTGATGCCCTGCCTGAAGACATTGAGCTGCATGTGTATGGCACCGAGATGGTGTACATTCCCGAAGGCCCCTTTGCCTTTGGGGACGGGAATGGGGAATCTATGAACTCTCAATCCTGGCACCTGAAAGGCTCTCCCGATAATGTTTACATTGATGATTATTTGTCTCCTCTGATGGTAGCTGGAAGCTATTATGCTGACGAACAGGCAAGATTGATTGGGTTACGTGTACATGGCAGGGAAGGTCTGGATTGGGATGGCGACGGGATTATTGATAACCCCAACTTCCCAACTGGTTATCGGGCATTTTATATGATGAAGTATGAAACCACCCAGGGGCAATACACCGATTTTCTCAATTCACTCACTGAAAATCAAATCAGTTCTTCATTTTTATTTCCCACTGATCCCAATGCCAAATATTACCGTTTTACCATTACTTATGAAGATGGAAAGTATGCATGTGCCAGACCAGACAGGGCTTGTAATTATCTAGTTGGTTATGGACCAGTATCCCTGGCAGATTGGATGGGCTTACGCCCCATGACTGAATTGGAATACGAAAAAGCAGCGCGCGGTCCGCTTAATCCTGTTGTGAATGAATATGCATGGGGGAATACTTCTGAAACAGGACAACAGCTCCTAGCTATTGCAGGAAGTGAAAATGGCACAGAAATGCCACAACCGGAAAACGCCAATTGGCGATACCTTGAGAATCACATAAATGGTGGTGACGGGGGCAATGGTCCGGTGCGCGCCGGTATTTTTGCCAACGAAACCAGCAGCAGGCTCAGTGCCGGGGCAGGCTATTACGGTGTGATGGAACTTTCAGGTAACCTTGCTGAGATTGCCATTGAATTGACAAATTTTGATGATTATTATTTGGGTGGATTCCGCAGTTACATTGATGCCCACGGTGATGGGGAATTGAATTCAAACGGCAGGGCCAATTCCATTTTGCGTTTAAACCCCGATGGCACAAAATTTATGATTGATAACATAGACTTTTCCTCAAGGGGTTACAATGTTTCTTATTCTCGATTTGAATACGGTGCCTGGGTTGGGGCTCGTTATGTAAGAAATACCCCTGTGCTTCCATAA